In the Coleofasciculus chthonoplastes PCC 7420 genome, one interval contains:
- a CDS encoding EAL domain-containing response regulator, whose protein sequence is MKKILVIEDEELVRENILELLDAEGLAGIGATNGYKGIDLAKVEKPDLIICDVMMPGLDGYSVLKTLRQETTFATTPFIFLTAKAAKADFRQGMELGADDYLTKPFTRAELLGAIATRFKKQQQYRSELEQAKDQLDYLMYHDSLTNLPNQLSLREQFKQIKSTHSQQLMTIMCVGLDRFNQINDDLGHSVGDRLLQAVAQRLVNGVTSEDYVARLGSGQFAIILPTTPHKKDAVFVAQTLLEQFSQTFAIDDQEIFVTASIGMALYPRDGRDIEQLLNQANKAMFQAKQQGGNCHQFYSIALSKGTSDRVALKTSLRYALERDELQVYYQPQLNLETGKIIGAEALLRWEHPERGLVSPIKFIPLAEETGLILPIGEWVLKTACQQTRHWQKMGYPHLKIAVNLSGRQFQQLDLRHRLVKIFTETGLRPEYLELELTESMLVENTDVAIRRLQALKALGVEIAIDDFGTGYSSLSYLQQFPFDTLKIDRCFIRNIQDNPSQAAITQAIIEMANTLDLKLVAEGVETDAELSFVVQHHCHKMQGYLFSKPLPAKEFESLLFSEKALVGIK, encoded by the coding sequence ATGAAAAAGATTCTAGTCATTGAAGATGAAGAACTCGTCCGGGAAAATATCTTAGAACTCTTGGACGCCGAAGGATTAGCCGGAATTGGCGCAACGAATGGTTATAAAGGGATCGATTTAGCCAAAGTCGAGAAACCCGATTTAATTATTTGTGATGTGATGATGCCGGGATTGGATGGATATAGTGTGTTAAAAACACTGCGTCAGGAGACAACATTTGCCACCACACCCTTTATTTTCTTAACCGCTAAAGCGGCTAAAGCCGACTTTCGTCAAGGGATGGAATTAGGGGCAGATGATTACCTGACTAAACCCTTTACCCGGGCAGAATTACTCGGCGCGATCGCGACTCGGTTTAAAAAGCAGCAGCAGTATCGTAGTGAACTTGAGCAAGCAAAGGATCAACTCGATTATTTAATGTATCATGACTCCTTAACCAATTTGCCTAATCAGTTATCGTTGCGGGAACAATTTAAACAGATAAAATCGACGCATAGCCAGCAATTAATGACAATCATGTGTGTCGGTTTAGATCGGTTTAATCAAATTAATGATGACTTAGGACATAGTGTAGGCGATCGCTTATTACAAGCAGTAGCCCAACGTTTAGTTAACGGAGTCACCTCTGAGGATTATGTAGCACGATTAGGCAGCGGTCAATTTGCGATTATTCTGCCCACAACCCCCCATAAAAAAGATGCCGTTTTCGTTGCCCAAACTCTCTTAGAACAATTCTCCCAAACCTTTGCCATTGATGACCAAGAAATCTTTGTCACCGCTAGTATTGGTATGGCACTCTATCCCCGTGATGGCAGGGATATTGAACAGTTACTGAATCAGGCAAATAAAGCCATGTTTCAGGCAAAACAACAGGGAGGAAATTGCCATCAGTTTTACTCGATTGCCTTAAGTAAAGGAACCTCAGATCGGGTGGCATTAAAAACGAGTTTACGCTATGCCTTAGAACGAGATGAACTTCAGGTTTACTATCAACCCCAACTTAATTTGGAAACAGGTAAAATCATCGGTGCGGAAGCCCTGTTGCGCTGGGAACATCCCGAACGGGGACTGGTTTCTCCGATTAAATTTATTCCCCTAGCCGAAGAAACGGGATTAATCCTGCCGATTGGGGAATGGGTGTTAAAAACGGCTTGCCAGCAAACTCGTCACTGGCAAAAAATGGGTTATCCTCATTTAAAAATCGCCGTCAATTTATCCGGGCGTCAATTTCAACAATTAGACTTGCGTCATCGGTTAGTCAAGATTTTCACCGAAACCGGATTGCGCCCGGAGTATTTAGAATTAGAATTAACGGAGAGTATGCTGGTGGAAAATACCGATGTAGCGATTCGCCGCTTACAGGCATTAAAAGCGCTGGGTGTGGAGATTGCCATTGATGATTTTGGCACAGGGTATTCGTCTTTAAGCTATTTACAGCAGTTTCCCTTTGATACCTTGAAAATTGACCGCTGTTTTATTCGCAATATTCAGGATAATCCGAGTCAGGCGGCAATTACCCAAGCGATTATTGAAATGGCAAATACGCTGGATTTAAAATTAGTGGCGGAAGGGGTGGAAACGGATGCGGAACTTTCCTTTGTGGTGCAGCATCACTGTCATAAAATGCAAGGGTATCTGTTTAGTAAGCCTTTGCCCGCTAAGGAATTTGAATCTTTATTATTCAGCGAAAAAGCTTTAGTGGGGATAAAATAG